In the genome of Telluria mixta, the window TCGGCGAGATGATCTGCTGGCCGACCGGCTTGTCGGTCACCTTCTGGAACGACAGCGGAATGACGTCGCCGTCGCGCGCGAAGATCAGCCACGCATGCGCCAGCTGCAGCAGCGACATCGAGATGCCCTGGCCGAACGACATGTTGGCCTTGGCGACGATCGGCCACGATTTGTAGGGACGCACGCGGCCGGCCGCGGCGCCCGGGAAACCGTAGCGCGGTGCCTGGCCGAAGCCGACCTTGGTGAACATCTCCCACATCTCCTGGGCCGACAGCAGCTCGGAGATCTTGGTCGTGCCGATGTTGGACGATTTCTGGATGATGGTGCCGACGTCGATGACGCCGTGCGGGTGGGTATCGCGGATCGTGTGGCCGCCGGTCTGGTAACGGCCGTTGCCAGTGTCGAACAGCGTGGTCGGCTTGATCAGGCCCTTGTCCAGCGCCAGCGCGACGGTGAACGGCTTCAGGGTGGAACCCGGCTCGAACGTGTCGGTGATGACGCGGTTGCGCAGCTGCTCGCCCGTCAGGCGCGAGCGGTCGTTCGGGTTGTACGTCGGCCAGTTGGTCAGCGCCAGCACCTCGCCCGTGTGCACGTCCAGCACGACGGCGGCGCCGGCCTTGGCGTGGAACTTCTCGACGGCCTCCTTGATGCTGTTGAAGGCGATGTACTGCAGCTTGGAATCGACCGACAGCGTGATGTCCTTGCCGTCGTGCGGCTCGCGCGACAGGCCCACGTCCTCGACGATGCGGCCCAGGCGGTCCTTGATCACGCGCCGGCTGCCCGTCTGGCCCACGAGGTTCTTCTGCTGCGCGAGCTCGATGCCTTCCTGTCCCACGTCCTCGACGTTCGTGAAGCCGACGATGTGCGCCATCACCTCGCCTTGCGGGTAATAGCGCTTGTATTCCTTGCGCGTGTCGATGCCGTCGATGCCGAGCTTCTCGATCTTGGCGATGACGTCCATCTCCACCTGGCGCTTCAGGTAGACGAAGGTGCGGTCCGAGTCGAGCTTCTTCAGCAGGTCGGCCTCGGGCAGGTCGAGCAGTTGCGCCAGTTCGCGCAGCTTGGGACGCGGCGAATCCAGCACGTCCTCGGGGATCGCCCACACGGCCTTCACCGGCAGCGACGACGCGAGCACGATGCCGTTGCGGTCGAAGATCTTGCCGCGCGTGGCCGGCAGTTCGAGCGTGCGCTCGTAGCGGCTCGCGCCCTGCTTCTGCAGGAAGCGGTTGGAGACGCCCTGCAGCCACATCGCGCGTCCGGCCAGCGCGAAGAACGCGGCGAACAGCACGAACAGGACGACGCGCGAGCGCCAGTCCGGCAGCCGCACGGCCAGCACGGGGCTCTTGGAAAACGCCACGCCCTTGGCGGCGGCGACGCGGGATCCGTTCGTGCCGGCCTTCATTTACCACCTTCCATCAGGTATTGGGTACGCGCCGGAGACAGCGGTGCCATGTCCAGCTGCTTGCGCGCGATCTGCTCGATGCGTTCGTTCTTGCCGAGGGTGGACTGGTCGAGCTGGAGCTGTGCCCAGTCGATCTCGAGCTGGCGCTGCTGCTGTACCAGCTTTTCCTGGTCGATGAACAGGTGGCGCGCCTGGTAGCGCGCGTTCACGACCGACAGCGCGCAGCCGACGAGGAGCACGGTCAGCACGACGTTCAGCTTGCCCGTCATGCGTCCGCTCCCAGCCGTTCGGCCACGCGCAGCACCGCCGAACGGGCGCGCGGATTGGCGTCGACTTCCACGCCGGAGGGTTTCGTCTTGCTGATCAACTTCATCAAGGGCTTGGGCAAATCGACGGCGCGGATCGGCAACCGGCGGTCCGGTTGCTCGACCTTGGCCTTCGACGCCAGGAACTGCTTGACCATGCGGTCTTCCAGCGAGTGGAAGCTGATCACGGACAGGCGCCCGCCGGGCGCCAGCAGTTCGAAGGCGGCGTTCAGACCTGCTTCAAGGTCCTCAAGCTCTTGATTGATGAAAATCCGGATAGCCTGAAAGGTGCGGGTTGCCGGATCCTTGCCTTTCTCCCGGGTTTTGACCGCGTTTGCCACGATTGCGGCAAGCTGTCGTGTGCTTGAAATTGGTTCGATTGCCCGGCCAGCAACAATCGCCTTTGCAATCTGAAAAGCAAACCGTTCTTCCCCATAATCCCGAATCACCTTTTCCAGTTGTTTCTCCGGCACTTCGGCCAGCCAGGCGGCGGCGGAAATACCCCGTGTCGTATCCATCCGCATGTCCAGGGGACCATCGTTGCGGAAGCTGAACCCGCGGCTCGCATCGTCGACCTGGGGCGAGGAGATGCCCAGGTCCAGCAGGATGCCGTCGACCTGGTGCACGCCCCGCGCCGCCAGCGCTTCGCGCATCGTCGCGAAGCTGTCGTGCACGATCGAAAAGCGCGGATCGTTCATCTGTTCGGCCGTCGCGATCGCCTGGAGATCCTTGTCGAAACCGATCAGGCGCCCCTCGGGCGCCAGTTTCGACAGGATCAGCCGGCTATGACCGCCGCGGCCGAACGTGCCATCTATATAAATGCCTGCCGTGCGATCGCCTTCGAGGGCGAGTGCATCGACTGCTTCATCCAACAGCACCGTACGATGCTGCAAACCGGGCACCGGCTGAGTCACATTCATGCGGCGCCTTAGAAGGAGAAATTGGAAAGGACATCGGGCATGCCACCCGCGACGGCTTGGGCCTCGTTTTCTGCCAGCTTGGCGGCGTCCCAGATCTCGAAATGGGTCCCCATCCCGAGCATCATCACTTCCTTCTCCAAACCAACTGCATTGCGCAGCTCGGGCGAAATGAGCACCCGACCCGCGCCGTCCATCTCGACATCGCAGGCGTTCCCCAGGAAAATGCGTTGCCACGCCCGCGCCGACATCGGCCAGGCGGCGATCTGTTCGCGATGCTCTTCCCACACCGGGCGCGGGAAGAACAACAGGCAACCATGCGGGTGTTTCGTGAGCGTCATACGGCCTTCACATTGCTGCATCAAGGCGTCGCGATGCTTGGCCGGTATTGACATCCGTCCTTTGGCATCGAGATTGATCGCTGACGCGCCCTGAAACACGTTGTACCTAGTTTTGGAGAGTTATCAGTCTGATTATTTTTAGGCGCCGGGAGATACACCGATCTCCCACAAAACTGCACTTTTTGCCACCGTTTCCCACTTTAGAGGAAGCGTTGTCTGTGGTCAAGCGAATTCACGTTTAGAAAACGGCGAAATTGCCAATGAAACCAATGACTTAGCGAACTTACTTGACGGAACCTCAAGTAAAAATGTTGAGCAAAATTAGGCACTTAGGTAAAACAATGCATGTGCCACCTCATCTGCACACATGTGTTTTACCCTTGATAAAGGACAAGTCTTGACTGTCGGTAGGTTGCCTTATGGCAACGTGCTCAGCACGACAGGAACCGTGATTCGATCCCGTGCGCGTTAGAATGAAGGCGAGGCGATCACCCGGCCGTTTCCGGCTCGCTTGGCGGTTGTTTCGGGGAGCCTCGTAGTATAAGTGAGTCCGTACTATCGCGCAGGAGTTTTGCCATGAGCATTACGTTGGCCCGCAGCCGTGCCGTCTACGATCTCAATGAAGTACAGGGCGCGCTCGACCGTAGCCGCGGACGTTCGCCCGAGCTCGAAGCGTTCTATGAACGCATGCTCGAGACCGGCGCCGAACGTTTCGTCACTACCCCCTCTTCCATCGACGCCCTCGATCCGCTGTTCGAGGAATGTCCCAATTTCGACGACGTGCTGGACGACCTCGCGCGCTATCTGCGGTTGGCCCATGCCGGCGATAAAGGGTTCAACGTCATGCCGATCCTGCTGCTGGGCGGCCCGGGCGTGGGAAAGACCCATTTCGCCAAGCGCTTGGCGAAGGTCATGCAGACGGACTACGAGCTGATCAGCATGAACGCCCTGTCGGCCGGCTTCGTCATCACGGGCAGTTCGGCCAGCTGGCGCGGCGCCAAGTGCGGCAAGGTGGCCGAACGCCTCGTGCGCGGCCAGTTCGCAAACCCGGTGATCGTGCTGGACGAGGTGGAAAAGGCGACGGGCTCCTCGCAATCCGACCCGCTCGCGGCGCTCTATCAATTACTGGAACCGGAAACGGCCAGCGCGTTCCGCGACGAATTCATCGACGTCGACATCGACGCCTCGCAGATTTTCTGGGTGCTCACCGCGAACTCCACCGAAGGCATCCCGCACCCGCTGCTGAACCGGATGGCCGTCTACGAAGTGCCGGCGCCGACCCCGGAACAGGCGGCCGGCATCGCCCAGCGCATGTATGCCGGGCTGTTGCGCGAGCTGAACCTGGCGGCGTTCGATCCGATGCTGGGCGACGTCGTGCTGGACAGGCTTGCGGGCGTGTCGCCGCGCGACTTGCGCAAGACCTTGCTGGATGGGCTTGGCTATGCGGTGGCGGACGGGAGGGTGCACGTCAAAGCCGACGATATCCGCCTCAAGCCCACGCCGGGCAAGGGGCGGATCGGGTTCTAGCCGGGCACCGGCGTGATACGGGCGCGCAGGCGCGGCGCCGCGAAATCGAGGAAGACCCGAAGCTTGCGCGGCAGCGGCGTCTGCCCCTTGTGTACCAGGCTGACCGGCAACGGCGCCGGCTCGTCGTCCTGCAGGACGACGTCGAGCGCGCCGTTGCCGACGGCTTCCGCCACCTGGTAGGACAGCACCCGTATCAATCCCACGCCCAATGTCGCCGCGGCGATCGCCGCCTCCGCCGTGTTGACCTCCAGACGCGGGATGACCGGCACCGACACTGTCGACCTGCCATCGCCGAACACCCAGGCGCGCCGCGATTCCAGCACATCGAAACCGATGCAATCGTGCGCCGTCAGTGCCGCGGGCCCGGCCGGCACGCCGCGTTGCGCCAGATAGGCAGGGCTCGCGCAGACGACCGTGCGGACCGCGCCTACCTGGCTCGCCATCAGGGTACTGTCGGGAAGCTTGCCGATGCGTAGCGCGACATCGATCTGCTCTTCCATCAAGTGAACGACGCGGTCCGTGAGCAGCAGCTTGATCCTGATCTCCGGATACTGCGCGAGGAATTCCGCAACCACCGGGACGATGTGCAGCCGTCCAAAAACGATCGGTGCAGTTACCGCGAGCTCTCCCTTGGGTGCACCGTACTCGCCGGTCGCGATACGCTCGGCTTCGCCGACGTCGTCGAGGATGCGCCGGCACGCCGCGACGTAGGCAGCGCCCGCTTCGGTCAGCGATAGCTGCCGGGTCGTCCGGTGCAGCAGGCGCGCGCGCAGATGCGCTTCCAGCTCCGCGACCTTGCGGCTGACCGTAGGGAGCGGCATGCCGAGACGGCGTGCCGCGGCCGACAGGCTACCGGCATCGACCACGGCCAGCAGAATGGACATGGCCTCGAGGCGATCCATCGATACTCTCAATTATTGAAAGAATGACTTTCAATAGTATGGGATTCTCTTTATGGCTGCAACTCCATAGACTCTCATTTCATCATTCCTGAAGGAGAGTTTGTGAGCACCCTGCCCCTGATGCGGCTACATCAGAACCTGGACGACTTCGAGGCTTTCTACAGCATGCTGGACGATTCCCACGCCGGGCTCGACCCGACCCGGAGCCGAATTCTCGATAGCCAGCTCGTACTACTGCTCGCAAACCATATCGGCGATATGTCGGTGCTGCGGGAAGCCTTCGCGCTGGCCCGCGTCAAGCTCGACGTGATACGGCCGGCCCCGGAAAACGCTGGTTAACCACTTACCGAGATAACCGAATGGAAACCAGTATCGACAAACAGCCGGCGCTGACCGCGTCATGGGGTTCGGTCAAGCACCTGCCCGTCAATCTGTTCGGCGCCGTGATGGGCCTGGCAGGCCTTTCGCTGGCCTGGCGGGTCGCTTCGAATGTGTTTGGCGCCGGGACGATGATTGCCGACGCCGTCGGGTTGACGGCAATCGTCGTGTTCATTGCGCTTGCGCTTGGCTATGGCGCAAAGTGGGCAAAATATCCATCCGCCGTGAAAGATGAATTCACTCATCCAATCGCCGGCAATTTCTTTGGCACGATTACGATCGGCATTTTGCTGCTATCAACCGTGGTGGCAACCTACAGCAAATTGCTACAGGAGATCGTTTGGACGATAGGCACGATCTCGACAATCGCACTGAGCTTTATCAGTCTGACTCGACTTCTCAAGGGAAATATGGATGCCGACCACGCGACGCCATCCTTGCTGATCTCCGGCGTCGCCACACTCGATATTGCGGTAGCGGGCGGGACCTTGCCGATGGCCTGGGCACATGAAATCAATCTCTTCGCCGCAAGCGTCGGTGGAGTCGTGGCCATCGTATTTTTCACGATGATCTTTTCCCGGCTCGTCCACCAGGCGCCACTCGCATCCGGCATGATGCCGTCGATGATGATCCTCATCGCACCGTTCGAGGTCGGGTTCCTCGCTTATGTCAACGTCGTACAACGCATCGACGCATTCGCGGCCTTGCTGTTCTATGTCGGCCTGTTCTTCTTCGCGATTCTGGCCACCCGGATATTCCGGCGTTCGATCGCGTTCGCGACCGGGTGGTGGGCCATCAGCTTCCCCATGGCTGCGCTGTCGAACGCGGCGTTGAAATACGCGGCGGCACGACAGACGATCGTCCTGGATGTCCTGGCGGGTGCGCTCCTGGTCATCGTGACGATCACCATTGTCGTGCTGTTCGTCCGTACGCTTCGCATTCTGATGAATGGCAAACTGCTGGGCGGTTGAAAGACCAGTCAGAACTCTTCCCACTCCTCGTCCGCGCCGGCACTGGCCAGATGCCTGGCGCGCGGCCGCTCTGTCGACGTCTTGGCCGGCGCAACAGGTTTCTTCCGCACCGGCGGCGCGATCGCCGGCGCGGCCTGCCTGGGCTGCACGGCGGGCACCGGCACGGGCCGGTCGTGTGCACCGCCCAGCCTGAACACGGAAACGGTCTGCGACAGCTTGGCCGCCTGCTCGCGCAGCTGCTCGGACGCCGCGGCCGCTTCCTCGACCAGCGCGGCATTCTGCTGCGTGGTCTGGTCCATCTGCGAAATGGCAAGCTGCACCTGCCCGATGCCGTCGGTCTGCTCCTGGCTGGCCGCGCTGATCTCGCCCATGATATCGGCCACGCGGCGGATGCTCTCGACCACGTCGCGCATCGTCGTTCCGGCCTGGTCGACCAGCCTGCTGCCGGCGTCCGCCTTCTGGACGGAGTTGTCGATCAGCGCCTTGATTTCCTTCGCGGCCGCCGCGCTGCGCTGCGCAAGGCTGCGCACTTCCGACGCCACCACCGCGAAACCCCGTCCCTGCTCGCCGGCGCGCGCCGCCTCGACGGCTGCGTTCAGCGCCAGGATATTGGTCTGGAAGGCGATGCCGTCGATGACCGCGATGATGTCGACGATCTTGCGCGCGGATTCGTTGATCGCGCCCATGGTGTCGACCA includes:
- a CDS encoding peptidoglycan D,D-transpeptidase FtsI family protein, giving the protein MKAGTNGSRVAAAKGVAFSKSPVLAVRLPDWRSRVVLFVLFAAFFALAGRAMWLQGVSNRFLQKQGASRYERTLELPATRGKIFDRNGIVLASSLPVKAVWAIPEDVLDSPRPKLRELAQLLDLPEADLLKKLDSDRTFVYLKRQVEMDVIAKIEKLGIDGIDTRKEYKRYYPQGEVMAHIVGFTNVEDVGQEGIELAQQKNLVGQTGSRRVIKDRLGRIVEDVGLSREPHDGKDITLSVDSKLQYIAFNSIKEAVEKFHAKAGAAVVLDVHTGEVLALTNWPTYNPNDRSRLTGEQLRNRVITDTFEPGSTLKPFTVALALDKGLIKPTTLFDTGNGRYQTGGHTIRDTHPHGVIDVGTIIQKSSNIGTTKISELLSAQEMWEMFTKVGFGQAPRYGFPGAAAGRVRPYKSWPIVAKANMSFGQGISMSLLQLAHAWLIFARDGDVIPLSFQKVTDKPVGQQIISPKAAAQMRTMVESVVSPQGTASQAQVAGYRVGGKTGTAQKVINGRYSQTHYVGNFVGIAPMSNPRFVIAVMIDDPSGPFHTGGAVAAPTFAALAANALRAANVPPDSTVTDIIIPEHPLEESN
- the rsmH gene encoding 16S rRNA (cytosine(1402)-N(4))-methyltransferase RsmH; this translates as MNVTQPVPGLQHRTVLLDEAVDALALEGDRTAGIYIDGTFGRGGHSRLILSKLAPEGRLIGFDKDLQAIATAEQMNDPRFSIVHDSFATMREALAARGVHQVDGILLDLGISSPQVDDASRGFSFRNDGPLDMRMDTTRGISAAAWLAEVPEKQLEKVIRDYGEERFAFQIAKAIVAGRAIEPISSTRQLAAIVANAVKTREKGKDPATRTFQAIRIFINQELEDLEAGLNAAFELLAPGGRLSVISFHSLEDRMVKQFLASKAKVEQPDRRLPIRAVDLPKPLMKLISKTKPSGVEVDANPRARSAVLRVAERLGADA
- a CDS encoding SLAC1 anion channel family protein translates to METSIDKQPALTASWGSVKHLPVNLFGAVMGLAGLSLAWRVASNVFGAGTMIADAVGLTAIVVFIALALGYGAKWAKYPSAVKDEFTHPIAGNFFGTITIGILLLSTVVATYSKLLQEIVWTIGTISTIALSFISLTRLLKGNMDADHATPSLLISGVATLDIAVAGGTLPMAWAHEINLFAASVGGVVAIVFFTMIFSRLVHQAPLASGMMPSMMILIAPFEVGFLAYVNVVQRIDAFAALLFYVGLFFFAILATRIFRRSIAFATGWWAISFPMAALSNAALKYAAARQTIVLDVLAGALLVIVTITIVVLFVRTLRILMNGKLLGG
- the ftsL gene encoding cell division protein FtsL is translated as MTGKLNVVLTVLLVGCALSVVNARYQARHLFIDQEKLVQQQRQLEIDWAQLQLDQSTLGKNERIEQIARKQLDMAPLSPARTQYLMEGGK
- the mraZ gene encoding division/cell wall cluster transcriptional repressor MraZ codes for the protein MFQGASAINLDAKGRMSIPAKHRDALMQQCEGRMTLTKHPHGCLLFFPRPVWEEHREQIAAWPMSARAWQRIFLGNACDVEMDGAGRVLISPELRNAVGLEKEVMMLGMGTHFEIWDAAKLAENEAQAVAGGMPDVLSNFSF
- a CDS encoding DUF2783 domain-containing protein, coding for MSTLPLMRLHQNLDDFEAFYSMLDDSHAGLDPTRSRILDSQLVLLLANHIGDMSVLREAFALARVKLDVIRPAPENAG
- a CDS encoding LysR family transcriptional regulator; this translates as MDRLEAMSILLAVVDAGSLSAAARRLGMPLPTVSRKVAELEAHLRARLLHRTTRQLSLTEAGAAYVAACRRILDDVGEAERIATGEYGAPKGELAVTAPIVFGRLHIVPVVAEFLAQYPEIRIKLLLTDRVVHLMEEQIDVALRIGKLPDSTLMASQVGAVRTVVCASPAYLAQRGVPAGPAALTAHDCIGFDVLESRRAWVFGDGRSTVSVPVIPRLEVNTAEAAIAAATLGVGLIRVLSYQVAEAVGNGALDVVLQDDEPAPLPVSLVHKGQTPLPRKLRVFLDFAAPRLRARITPVPG
- a CDS encoding AAA family ATPase; translated protein: MSITLARSRAVYDLNEVQGALDRSRGRSPELEAFYERMLETGAERFVTTPSSIDALDPLFEECPNFDDVLDDLARYLRLAHAGDKGFNVMPILLLGGPGVGKTHFAKRLAKVMQTDYELISMNALSAGFVITGSSASWRGAKCGKVAERLVRGQFANPVIVLDEVEKATGSSQSDPLAALYQLLEPETASAFRDEFIDVDIDASQIFWVLTANSTEGIPHPLLNRMAVYEVPAPTPEQAAGIAQRMYAGLLRELNLAAFDPMLGDVVLDRLAGVSPRDLRKTLLDGLGYAVADGRVHVKADDIRLKPTPGKGRIGF